In Raphanus sativus cultivar WK10039 unplaced genomic scaffold, ASM80110v3 Scaffold0818, whole genome shotgun sequence, the genomic window tttttccacAATGCATTATTTTCCAACCATGGGTGGTTGAAACTTTCAACATACGGTTGTGTGTTCTTATCTACTCATTCTTGTTAATAATTGTCTCTCACTAGGGGGCTCAgcttctgatttttttcttctgaatctctctctctctctctctctctttgctgCAATATAATGGGAGGTTTATTCTCGATCTCCATGCCATGTGACCAAGTGGTGAATCAAGTCTCTCAATGTCTTTGCACTCAGGGGAGTTATATATACAGCCTTTCAGAGAATCTAGCTGCTCTGCAGAAAGGCATAGAAATGCTCAAGGCAAAGCGGGATGATGTGCAAAGAAGGGTTTGCCGAGAAGAGTTTACAGGACGTCGTGAAAGGCTTTCTCTGGTCCAGGTATGGCTTACTAACGTCCTCAACACCGAGAACAAATTCAATGATCTGCTTAGGACTAATGACACTGAGCTTCAAAGGCTGTGTCTCTGTGGGCTTTGCTCTAGAAATGTGAGATTGAGCTATCTTTATGGGAAAAGGGTTGTTCTGATGCTGAAGGAGGTTGAGAGTCTGAGCTCTCAATGTGAATTTACTGAGGTGACTGAGACGGTTTCGGTGGATAAGGTGGATGAGATGCCTGTTCAACCCACCATTGTTGGTCAAGAAAAAATGCTCGAAAGAGTATGGACTCATCTCATGAAAGAAAGAGTGGAGATTGTGGGTATGTATGGCATGGGTGGAGTAGGCAAAACCACTCTTCTCACACAGCTCAACAACAAGTTTTATGAAACACGTGGCGGCGGCTTCTTCGAGGTTGTGATATGGGTTGTGGTGTCTAAAACTCCAGAGATCCGTAGGATTCAAGGAGACATCGCCAAGAAGCTAGGCCTTGATGGAGAAGAGGAATGGGACCAGAAAGATGTGAACCAGAGAGCCCTTGAGATACACAATGTCCTCAGGAGCAAAAAGTTTGTGCTGTTGCTGGATGATATATGGGAGAAAATGAACTT contains:
- the LOC130503133 gene encoding disease resistance protein SUMM2-like, coding for MGGLFSISMPCDQVVNQVSQCLCTQGSYIYSLSENLAALQKGIEMLKAKRDDVQRRVCREEFTGRRERLSLVQVWLTNVLNTENKFNDLLRTNDTELQRLCLCGLCSRNVRLSYLYGKRVVLMLKEVESLSSQCEFTEVTETVSVDKVDEMPVQPTIVGQEKMLERVWTHLMKERVEIVGMYGMGGVGKTTLLTQLNNKFYETRGGGFFEVVIWVVVSKTPEIRRIQGDIAKKLGLDGEEEWDQKDVNQRALEIHNVLRSKKFVLLLDDIWEKMNLKAVGVPHPSRQNGCKVAFTTRSREVCGRMGVDDPIQVHCLEPEEAWDLFKKKVGENYRHIRQLMY